In Bacillus sp. Cs-700, one genomic interval encodes:
- a CDS encoding MFS transporter, with protein MDKKLRFILITFLLGVFLGALDSGIVSPALTTLIEDLGIDLKWTVWVVTIYTLVYAVSMPIVGKLADLFGRKRIFLTGITLFAIGSVIAGFSQSLSFLLVGRAVQALGGGGIIPIANAVIGSSFPKEKRGMALGFVGAMFGIATILGPNVGGFFVAQFSWRWIFFINVPIALIIIIMGLKLPDDRKETKKPSLDWGGAGVLSFVIISLLLGLTNLDTNEFAQSIQSLMVWPLLLISVVFIYPLIRVEKSAKDPILKLSYFKDRNIVLALLISMITGIGIISMIFVPSFSEIILLLSRGQGGYVMTILAVASGFAAPIGGVLLDKWGAKQVVLLGFSLSLLGSLSFVYLADGWITLSLGMILSGIGIGFTMGTPLNYIILELTPDHEAGSALSLVSLFRSVGTSLGPVILAGFIAMSGVTFSGSKMSEAIRDVILAGYQHMYLAASVIFLIGLILGVFLKMPPKSSEVHSKR; from the coding sequence TTGGATAAAAAACTTCGGTTTATATTGATTACATTTTTGCTAGGTGTTTTTCTAGGTGCTCTTGACTCAGGCATCGTATCTCCTGCGTTAACCACACTTATAGAAGATCTAGGAATTGACTTAAAATGGACGGTTTGGGTAGTAACGATTTATACGCTTGTCTATGCAGTAAGCATGCCAATTGTAGGGAAACTTGCTGATTTATTTGGAAGAAAGAGAATTTTTCTAACTGGTATTACGTTATTTGCCATTGGTTCTGTAATCGCCGGATTTAGTCAATCACTTTCCTTTCTTCTTGTTGGTCGAGCCGTTCAAGCTCTTGGTGGTGGTGGCATTATCCCTATTGCAAATGCCGTAATCGGAAGCAGCTTTCCAAAGGAAAAACGGGGCATGGCTCTCGGTTTTGTTGGAGCTATGTTTGGAATAGCGACGATTCTTGGTCCAAATGTAGGCGGTTTTTTCGTTGCTCAGTTTAGTTGGAGATGGATATTCTTCATTAACGTCCCTATTGCACTTATTATCATCATAATGGGCTTAAAACTTCCCGATGATCGAAAAGAGACAAAAAAACCTTCACTTGATTGGGGCGGAGCAGGCGTATTATCTTTTGTTATTATAAGTCTTCTACTTGGATTAACGAATCTCGATACCAATGAATTTGCGCAATCGATCCAATCGCTCATGGTTTGGCCGCTTTTACTTATTAGTGTTGTTTTTATTTATCCACTTATTCGAGTGGAAAAATCTGCAAAAGACCCGATTCTTAAATTAAGTTACTTTAAAGACCGCAATATCGTGTTAGCATTACTTATTTCAATGATTACAGGTATTGGCATTATTAGTATGATTTTTGTTCCTTCATTCTCAGAAATCATATTATTACTGTCTAGAGGTCAAGGTGGATACGTTATGACAATTCTGGCAGTAGCATCTGGTTTTGCTGCTCCAATAGGTGGAGTGCTTCTCGACAAGTGGGGAGCAAAACAAGTAGTATTACTTGGCTTTTCATTAAGTCTTCTTGGTTCACTTTCCTTTGTTTATCTAGCAGATGGATGGATCACACTATCTCTTGGCATGATTTTATCTGGAATAGGGATAGGATTCACTATGGGGACACCGTTAAATTATATTATTCTTGAGTTAACACCTGACCATGAAGCAGGATCAGCTCTATCTCTCGTAAGTTTGTTTAGATCGGTAGGTACTTCACTAGGTCCTGTTATTCTTGCTGGTTTTATCGCTATGTCAGGAGTAACATTTAGCGGAAGCAAAATGTCTGAAGCGATTCGAGATGTGATTTTAGCCGGCTATCAACATATGTACCTTGCTGCCTCAGTTATTTTCTTGATTGGTCTTATACTTGGAGTCTTTCTGAAAATGCCTCCCAAGTCTTCCGAAGTTCATAGTAAACGGTAG
- a CDS encoding LysR family transcriptional regulator, whose amino-acid sequence MELRQLYYFMEVAKREHVTAAATSLHVAQSAVSRQIANLESELGVQLFIREGRNVKLTQVGQIFMDHAETAISEIERARQAVYEFLNPDTGTIRIGFPNSLAAKTLPTVISAFRKEHPSVGFQLRQGSVQDLTDAVSKGEIDIAFVSPVPKDRTDVEGHIFFTEKLLALLPISHELADYPMLRLGQLKNEPFVLFRSGYALHHLVTSACQQVGFKPRIAFEGEDIDTIKGLVAAGLGVSLLPEITLSEQLPGETVKIELSEPNVTRTVGVIIPQGRELAPSERKFFEFLKHFYEVLNRFGQ is encoded by the coding sequence ATGGAACTTAGGCAGTTATATTATTTTATGGAAGTTGCAAAAAGAGAACATGTTACAGCAGCAGCTACTTCTCTTCACGTTGCTCAATCAGCTGTAAGTCGACAAATCGCCAATCTTGAATCGGAACTTGGCGTACAATTATTTATTCGGGAAGGGAGAAATGTAAAGTTAACTCAAGTTGGACAAATATTTATGGATCACGCCGAGACAGCCATTTCAGAAATTGAACGTGCGAGACAAGCAGTCTATGAATTTCTTAATCCAGACACCGGAACAATCCGTATCGGCTTTCCGAACAGTTTAGCCGCCAAAACGCTACCTACTGTTATCTCAGCGTTTCGTAAAGAGCATCCAAGCGTTGGATTTCAATTAAGGCAAGGATCTGTGCAAGATCTGACGGATGCTGTCAGCAAAGGAGAAATCGATATTGCCTTCGTATCTCCAGTACCAAAAGATCGAACAGATGTTGAAGGCCACATCTTTTTCACTGAAAAACTACTCGCTCTTCTACCAATCTCACACGAGTTAGCGGATTATCCAATGTTGAGACTAGGGCAATTGAAGAATGAACCATTTGTTTTATTTCGTTCAGGCTATGCGCTTCATCATTTAGTTACATCAGCATGTCAGCAGGTTGGTTTTAAACCTCGGATTGCATTTGAAGGGGAAGATATTGATACGATTAAGGGGCTTGTAGCAGCAGGATTAGGTGTAAGTCTCTTACCTGAAATAACACTTTCAGAACAGTTGCCTGGTGAAACAGTAAAAATTGAATTATCAGAGCCCAACGTGACAAGGACTGTGGGCGTCATTATTCCTCAAGGAAGAGAACTAGCCCCTTCAGAAAGAAAGTTTTTCGAATTTCTTAAACACTTCTATGAAGTTCTTAACAGGTTTGGGCAATAA
- the gltB gene encoding glutamate synthase large subunit: MDRTNFPEKQGLYDPIHEHDACGIGLIANINNVPAHDIIEKGVYMLRQLDHRGGQGSDPDTGDGAGIMLQIPHEFFQKNSGFNLPNKGEYGVGMMFLPVDNQLRQRAKQIVEKAIEEAGQEFIGWRTVPVDETTIGEAACIAQPVIRQVFIKKSDISAEEFERKLYVIRKKAEKQVSQDSQLSKTKYYAASFSKDTIVYKGMLTPEQLDQFYLDLKDPSFKSAFSMVHSRFSTNTFPSWDRAHPNRYLIHNGEINTLRGNVNWMRAREGALQSDVFGDDMKDIAPIVRPNGSDSSSLDNCLEFLNLSGRSLPHAAMMMIPEPWDRDATMLDPKKAFYEYHSTLMEPWDGPTAIAFTNGRQIGAMLDRNGLRPARYVITNDDTFILSSEVGVIEIDEEKIVEKGRLSPGKMLLLDLEEKRLVYDEEIKTQIATDKPYRKWLDENLMSLSPEASKTRKIDEKELIKTQRAFGYTYEELTKNIAPMVTEKKDPIGSMGNDVPLAVLSERPQLLFNYFKQLFAQVTNPPIDSIREESVTSTMTLLGPEGNLLETEPGSARRIRLETPILTDSRFEAIKSLNDEDFHPETLSLLFDAARGETEMEHALLALFRKADRAIKNGKSILVLSDSGVNRDKAAIPSLLALSGLHHHLIKRETRTKVSLIVESGEARDVHQFAMLIGYGADAIYPYAAYDSIDQMILDGTIEGFTFDEAIENYIEAATTGIVKVMSKMGISTIQSYRGAQIFEAIGVSNEVIDRYFAGTASQIDGIPIDIIATETLMRHHFAYHDSEYSDLTLETGSELQWRNGGEHHSFNPKTIHTLQHAARSNNYELYKKFSGMALEENLTYLRQAIDFGSKEAISIDEVESIESITRRFKTGAMSYGALSGEAHEALAIAMNRIGGRSNSGEGGEDPSRFTPDENGDLRRSAIKQVASGRFGVSSYYLSNADEIQIKMAQGAKPGEGGQLPGKKVYPWIAEVRGSTPGVGLISPPPHHDIYSIEDLAQLIHDLKNANPSARINVKLVSKAGVGTIAAGVAKGLADVILISGYEGGTGASPRTSIKHAGLPWELGLAETHQTLVLNDLRDRVVLEADGKMMTGRDVVMAAILGAEEFGFSTAPLVVLGCILMRACHLDTCPVGVATQNPELRKKFMGNPDHVVNYMQFIAQEVREIMAELGFRTIEEMIGRTDVLKVSRRTKDHWKARYLDLKPLLYQPHVSDEVGRFNQRQQDHKLDAALDNTSIIPAALGALEEQKPFEGSYVIRNTNRVAGALLGHEITKRYGADGLPEDMIRLHFKGSAGQSFGAFVPNGVTMLLEGDANDYVGKGLSGGKLIIHPSAKAGFARDENTIVGNVAFYGATSGEAYISGLAGERFCVRNSGAKAVVEGIGDNGCEYMTGGRVVVLGETGKNFAAGMSGGIAYVLSDDQEAFKRNVNAEMVHVETLSNYEEILEVKHMIQQHAYFTDSPKAIRFIQNWNEVVGKIVKIIPKEFKRITESLEELKEQGYKDDDAAYEVFQQAKNGGVKPRKSDLEPV, from the coding sequence ATGGATAGAACAAACTTTCCAGAGAAACAGGGATTATATGATCCAATTCATGAGCATGACGCTTGTGGCATCGGACTGATTGCCAATATAAATAATGTACCAGCGCATGACATTATTGAAAAGGGAGTCTATATGCTACGTCAGCTAGATCATCGCGGAGGGCAGGGAAGCGATCCTGACACGGGTGACGGTGCGGGCATTATGCTACAGATTCCACACGAATTTTTCCAAAAGAATTCTGGGTTTAACCTCCCGAATAAAGGGGAGTACGGTGTAGGAATGATGTTCCTACCCGTTGATAATCAGCTGAGACAGCGCGCAAAACAAATTGTTGAAAAAGCAATCGAGGAAGCAGGCCAAGAATTTATTGGCTGGAGAACCGTTCCTGTAGATGAAACAACAATTGGAGAAGCTGCATGTATTGCTCAGCCTGTCATTCGACAGGTTTTTATTAAGAAGAGCGATATATCTGCTGAAGAATTTGAACGTAAATTGTACGTGATTCGTAAAAAAGCAGAGAAGCAAGTATCTCAAGATTCACAGCTATCAAAGACAAAGTATTACGCAGCTAGTTTCTCAAAAGATACGATTGTTTATAAAGGAATGCTTACACCAGAACAGCTTGATCAATTTTATTTGGATTTAAAAGATCCAAGTTTTAAATCTGCTTTTTCAATGGTACATTCACGTTTCAGTACAAATACTTTTCCTAGTTGGGATCGGGCGCATCCAAACCGCTACCTCATTCATAATGGAGAGATTAATACGCTTCGAGGAAATGTAAACTGGATGAGAGCAAGAGAAGGTGCTCTTCAATCAGATGTATTTGGAGATGATATGAAGGACATTGCTCCAATCGTACGACCAAATGGGAGTGATTCTTCATCATTAGATAACTGTCTTGAATTTTTGAATCTTTCAGGTCGTTCACTACCCCATGCGGCAATGATGATGATACCAGAACCGTGGGATCGTGATGCAACGATGCTTGATCCTAAAAAAGCCTTTTATGAATACCATAGTACATTAATGGAACCATGGGACGGACCTACTGCGATTGCGTTTACGAACGGTCGTCAAATCGGAGCGATGCTTGATCGAAATGGACTGCGTCCTGCTCGATACGTGATCACAAACGATGATACGTTTATACTTTCATCCGAAGTTGGTGTCATTGAAATCGATGAAGAGAAAATAGTGGAAAAGGGTCGCTTAAGCCCTGGCAAAATGCTTCTATTAGATCTTGAAGAAAAGCGACTTGTGTATGATGAAGAGATTAAAACACAAATCGCAACAGACAAACCGTACCGCAAATGGTTAGATGAAAATTTAATGAGCTTGTCTCCTGAAGCAAGTAAAACGAGAAAAATTGATGAGAAAGAGCTCATTAAAACGCAAAGAGCATTCGGTTACACATATGAAGAGTTAACGAAGAATATTGCTCCTATGGTAACAGAAAAGAAAGACCCAATCGGCTCAATGGGGAACGATGTCCCTCTTGCTGTTCTTTCTGAGCGACCGCAGCTATTGTTTAACTACTTTAAGCAACTGTTTGCTCAAGTTACGAATCCACCGATCGACTCCATTCGAGAAGAATCGGTTACTTCAACAATGACGTTGCTTGGACCAGAAGGCAACTTGCTTGAAACGGAACCAGGAAGTGCTAGAAGAATTCGACTTGAAACACCGATTCTTACAGATAGTCGTTTTGAAGCCATTAAATCATTGAATGATGAGGATTTTCATCCCGAAACTTTAAGTTTGCTGTTTGATGCAGCTCGTGGTGAAACGGAAATGGAACATGCTTTACTTGCCTTGTTCCGAAAAGCTGATCGTGCCATTAAAAACGGGAAAAGCATCCTTGTTCTTTCAGATTCAGGGGTGAACCGTGATAAAGCAGCGATTCCATCATTACTTGCTTTGAGTGGACTTCATCATCACTTAATTAAGAGAGAAACTCGAACGAAAGTAAGTTTAATCGTTGAATCAGGTGAGGCTAGGGATGTCCATCAGTTTGCCATGCTAATTGGCTATGGTGCTGACGCTATTTATCCTTATGCAGCTTACGATTCAATTGATCAGATGATTTTGGACGGCACCATTGAAGGATTTACGTTCGATGAGGCAATTGAAAATTACATTGAGGCTGCCACTACAGGTATCGTTAAAGTGATGTCGAAAATGGGTATTTCGACTATTCAAAGTTATCGTGGAGCTCAAATCTTTGAAGCAATCGGGGTAAGCAACGAAGTGATCGATCGTTATTTTGCCGGCACCGCCTCACAAATTGACGGCATTCCAATCGATATTATTGCCACAGAAACGCTGATGAGACACCATTTTGCTTATCATGACTCTGAATATAGTGATTTAACTCTGGAAACAGGAAGTGAACTTCAGTGGCGGAATGGAGGAGAGCACCACTCATTCAATCCGAAAACAATTCATACGCTACAACACGCTGCTAGAAGTAATAATTATGAACTATATAAAAAATTCTCTGGAATGGCTCTTGAAGAGAATTTAACTTATCTTAGACAAGCGATTGATTTTGGTTCAAAAGAAGCGATTTCAATTGATGAGGTAGAAAGTATTGAATCCATTACACGTCGGTTTAAGACAGGTGCAATGAGTTACGGCGCTCTAAGTGGTGAGGCTCACGAAGCTCTCGCGATTGCAATGAACCGCATTGGAGGACGAAGCAATAGCGGTGAAGGTGGAGAAGATCCTTCTCGCTTTACGCCAGATGAAAATGGGGATCTTCGTCGAAGTGCGATTAAACAGGTCGCCTCAGGTCGCTTTGGCGTATCAAGCTATTACTTGAGCAATGCAGATGAAATTCAAATTAAAATGGCACAAGGTGCCAAGCCTGGTGAAGGTGGTCAGTTACCTGGTAAGAAAGTATATCCTTGGATCGCCGAAGTTCGTGGATCGACGCCAGGAGTCGGTTTGATTTCACCACCACCACACCATGATATTTATTCGATTGAGGATCTTGCCCAACTTATCCATGATTTGAAAAATGCGAATCCATCTGCACGAATCAACGTAAAGCTCGTTTCAAAAGCAGGCGTTGGTACGATTGCTGCAGGAGTAGCGAAAGGGCTGGCAGATGTTATTCTCATTAGCGGATATGAGGGTGGAACAGGAGCATCGCCAAGAACGAGTATTAAACACGCGGGTCTTCCGTGGGAACTTGGTTTAGCTGAAACGCATCAAACGCTCGTATTGAATGATCTTCGTGATCGCGTTGTTCTTGAAGCGGATGGAAAAATGATGACCGGTCGTGATGTTGTAATGGCAGCCATTCTTGGCGCTGAAGAGTTTGGATTTTCAACTGCACCTCTTGTTGTTCTTGGATGTATTTTAATGAGGGCTTGTCATTTGGATACATGTCCAGTTGGTGTGGCAACCCAAAATCCTGAACTTCGTAAGAAATTTATGGGTAACCCAGATCATGTGGTTAATTATATGCAGTTTATTGCTCAAGAAGTGCGAGAAATTATGGCTGAACTTGGATTTAGAACAATTGAAGAAATGATTGGTCGTACCGATGTACTGAAAGTTAGTCGTCGTACAAAAGACCATTGGAAAGCAAGATATCTTGATCTTAAACCGCTTCTTTATCAGCCGCATGTGTCCGATGAAGTCGGTAGATTCAACCAGCGACAGCAGGATCATAAACTAGATGCTGCGCTTGATAATACGTCAATCATACCTGCAGCACTTGGAGCGCTTGAGGAGCAAAAACCTTTTGAAGGCTCTTACGTTATTCGCAATACAAACCGTGTTGCTGGTGCGCTATTAGGACATGAGATTACGAAGCGATATGGTGCTGATGGACTTCCAGAAGACATGATTCGCCTGCATTTTAAAGGATCTGCTGGTCAAAGTTTCGGAGCATTCGTACCTAACGGGGTGACAATGCTGTTAGAAGGCGATGCAAACGACTATGTTGGAAAAGGATTATCAGGCGGGAAACTCATTATTCATCCTTCCGCTAAAGCAGGGTTTGCTAGAGACGAAAATACAATCGTTGGTAACGTTGCTTTTTATGGAGCAACTTCAGGTGAAGCATATATCAGTGGGCTTGCAGGAGAACGTTTCTGTGTAAGAAACAGTGGTGCAAAAGCGGTTGTAGAAGGAATTGGCGACAATGGATGTGAATACATGACTGGTGGCCGTGTCGTTGTGCTTGGTGAGACAGGAAAGAACTTTGCAGCCGGTATGTCTGGAGGAATTGCATATGTTCTATCAGATGATCAAGAAGCATTTAAACGCAATGTTAATGCTGAAATGGTCCATGTTGAAACATTGAGCAACTATGAAGAGATTCTTGAAGTAAAGCATATGATTCAACAGCATGCTTACTTTACTGATAGTCCAAAAGCAATTCGTTTTATTCAAAACTGGAATGAAGTTGTAGGGAAGATCGTGAAGATAATTCCTAAAGAATTTAAGAGAATTACAGAATCGTTAGAAGAGCTTAAAGAACAAGGCTACAAAGACGATGACGCAGCATATGAAGTGTTCCAACAGGCAAAGAACGGTGGTGTAAAGCCACGTAAAAGTGATCTGGAGCCGGTATAA
- a CDS encoding glutamate synthase subunit beta produces MGKPTGFLDYPREKARERDLSTRLKDWGEYQLPQSEENLKTQGARCMDCGTPFCHSGIELNGSASGCPLYNLIPEWNHLVYQGKWKDALDRLLKTNNFPEFTGRVCPAPCEGACVAAIPDDAVAIKSIEKEIIDRGFAEGWMTPQPPKNRTGKKIAIVGSGPAGLAAADQLNKAGHSVTVYERDDRIGGLLMYGIPNMKLDKELVERRVKLLADEGVTFVTNTEIGKDVTQAELRDEHDAVILCTGAQKHRDLPIEGRKLGGIHYAMDYLKQNTKSLLDSELQDKKYVSAEGKNVIVIGGGDTGADCVATALRHGCKSVHQFGKHPQLTADRMIDNPWPEFPKVFTLDYAYEEAQAEYGEDPRQYSIMTKKFVGDENGQVKELHTVTIEKHVDKRGNVFMKELPGTEQVWPVELVLIAIGFTGPEEGVLEHFEVDQDNRKRAKAEFEDYRTNVDGVFAAGDVRRGQSLIVWAINEGRGVARETDRYLMNKTVMP; encoded by the coding sequence TTGGGTAAGCCAACAGGATTTTTAGACTATCCTAGAGAAAAAGCACGTGAAAGAGATTTATCAACACGACTGAAAGATTGGGGAGAATACCAACTTCCTCAATCTGAAGAAAACTTGAAAACACAGGGGGCACGCTGCATGGATTGCGGCACGCCCTTCTGCCACTCAGGAATAGAATTAAATGGTAGTGCATCAGGTTGTCCACTCTATAACCTTATTCCAGAATGGAATCATCTTGTTTATCAAGGGAAATGGAAAGATGCCCTCGATCGCCTGCTTAAAACAAATAATTTTCCTGAATTCACTGGCAGGGTATGTCCTGCGCCATGCGAAGGTGCCTGCGTAGCAGCCATTCCTGACGATGCAGTTGCAATTAAAAGCATTGAAAAAGAAATTATTGACCGCGGTTTTGCAGAAGGATGGATGACACCTCAGCCTCCTAAAAATCGTACGGGGAAAAAGATTGCGATCGTGGGATCAGGTCCCGCAGGGTTGGCTGCCGCTGATCAGCTGAATAAAGCAGGACACTCCGTAACAGTATATGAACGTGATGATCGTATTGGTGGTTTATTGATGTACGGCATTCCTAACATGAAACTAGATAAAGAGTTAGTAGAGCGCCGTGTAAAACTTCTTGCTGATGAGGGCGTAACCTTTGTTACGAATACAGAAATCGGTAAAGATGTGACGCAAGCTGAGCTTCGTGATGAACATGATGCGGTGATTCTTTGTACGGGAGCTCAAAAGCACCGTGACCTTCCAATTGAAGGACGTAAGCTTGGAGGAATCCATTATGCAATGGATTACTTAAAGCAAAACACAAAGAGCTTGTTAGATTCGGAGCTTCAAGATAAGAAGTATGTTTCAGCAGAAGGAAAAAATGTTATTGTAATTGGTGGTGGAGATACAGGGGCGGACTGTGTTGCTACAGCACTTCGACACGGATGCAAAAGCGTCCACCAATTTGGTAAACATCCACAGCTAACAGCAGATCGAATGATCGATAACCCTTGGCCAGAATTCCCTAAAGTTTTTACTCTTGATTATGCTTATGAAGAGGCTCAAGCAGAGTACGGTGAAGATCCTCGTCAATATTCCATCATGACGAAAAAATTCGTTGGTGATGAGAATGGTCAAGTAAAAGAGCTACACACGGTTACGATCGAAAAACATGTTGATAAAAGAGGGAATGTGTTCATGAAAGAACTTCCTGGAACAGAACAAGTTTGGCCAGTTGAACTTGTGTTAATTGCAATTGGGTTTACTGGACCTGAGGAAGGCGTTCTTGAGCATTTTGAAGTAGATCAAGATAACCGTAAGCGAGCAAAGGCAGAATTTGAAGATTACCGTACAAATGTAGACGGTGTGTTTGCAGCGGGTGATGTTCGTAGAGGACAGAGCCTCATCGTATGGGCAATCAATGAAGGACGCGGAGTAGCTCGTGAAACGGATCGCTATTTAATGAACAAAACGGTTATGCCTTAA
- a CDS encoding putative holin-like toxin: MLSVFEALSLMVSFSALVLAIIHTKDRSS, translated from the coding sequence ATGCTTAGCGTATTTGAGGCCCTATCGTTAATGGTCAGCTTTTCCGCTCTTGTGCTCGCCATCATCCACACGAAAGATCGTTCTTCGTAA